From Ferroacidibacillus organovorans:
TAATCGATCAGAAAGTTTCGTCACGACGCAGAAAGTTTGGATTGTTCAAGATGGACTTACGCTATTGGAAACATTGGCTAGCGTTGTCGTACTCTCAATCTTCTCAACGGTGCTTTTTCTTGTATTAAATTTCTTTCTTTATAATGAGCAACTCTCGATTCAGGAACAAGAAGCAACAATGCTCGCCAATCAACAGTTTACGATTATGGCTCAACAAGGGGCACTGCGAACGCTACAAACGACCGCTTCGCAGACGGTAAACTACAACGGAACAACCTTCCGTATCGCGTTAAAAAATCTCACATCAATAGAGCCTAGCTATGCAAACGGATTGGTTGATGTGGAGGTGACCGTTTCATGGGTGACAAGTTTTCGGGGATCGGTGATGACGGAAAAAATTTCTTTAAAACAACTTTTTATCAGGTGATCCATAAAATGAGACTTTTGCAATGTCGCGCTGTAGAAATGTTTCAGCGTGGCATGACGTTACTTGAGCTTTTGGCGGCTCTTGTCATTTCAACACTTATACTAGGCGTCATCCTTTTTATCTTTTCATTCGAAATATCCAGTTTTAATACGGTCATATCAAGACAGCATGTTTATACAAGTCTTGATTTAGTAGAGTCACAACTCCAACAGTTTGTACAAAATATGACATCAGGTTCAGCGCATGTAAGCGCGGTTGGTGTTTTGCAAGGAACGAATGTTTACGGGGAAAATGTGGAACTTCGAATGACTCGCTTGACAAATGGACAAGTCACCTTCCAAGAAAGCGAATTTACTTCTTCTGGAACACGGATAAAACGAGTGACATGGAATACCCCTTTTGTCAGTTTTGCGAATTCATCGATCACTGTACAAAACAACATCATTAGGTTTCATCTCGATGTAACTGCAATGGACACTCCCGTCGTCTTTCGTGCAGTACAAAATGTTCAATATGTAGCTGGAGGTGGGTACTAGATGAGCCGCTTAACGTTCCGTCAAGAAGGGTCCACTTTCTTGACAGTGCTTATTGCGATCGTCATGTTGACGCTTCTTTTGACTTCATTTTTTGGACTAACAATTCAACAGATAATGTATTCGCATCAGCTCAAGAATAACGAACAGGCCCTTTCAAATGCGCGCAGTGGGTATGTGGCGGCATATCACGAGTTACATGCGTTATGGAGCACGGCGACTGCAAAGAATTTCTCTTTATCATTTGATGTTGCGCGAACAACGCTCTTGTCGGTTGAAGCTTCTTGGATCGCTTGGGCGAATACGCTCAACACTACCCAACATTTTTTTCACTTGACCATCACGTATGGTCCGAGTTCATTTACATCAAATTCCAGTTCTTTAGTTTTTGATCAAATGGAGCTTCAATCAACGGGTTTCTCTGGGAATCTATCGAGCACATTAAAAGGTGCTGTTTTATTTTCTGGAATGCTTCCGATGAGCAGTGATGCAATTTACACGAC
This genomic window contains:
- a CDS encoding prepilin-type N-terminal cleavage/methylation domain-containing protein encodes the protein MRLNRSESFVTTQKVWIVQDGLTLLETLASVVVLSIFSTVLFLVLNFFLYNEQLSIQEQEATMLANQQFTIMAQQGALRTLQTTASQTVNYNGTTFRIALKNLTSIEPSYANGLVDVEVTVSWVTSFRGSVMTEKISLKQLFIR
- a CDS encoding pilus assembly FimT family protein → MGDKFSGIGDDGKNFFKTTFYQVIHKMRLLQCRAVEMFQRGMTLLELLAALVISTLILGVILFIFSFEISSFNTVISRQHVYTSLDLVESQLQQFVQNMTSGSAHVSAVGVLQGTNVYGENVELRMTRLTNGQVTFQESEFTSSGTRIKRVTWNTPFVSFANSSITVQNNIIRFHLDVTAMDTPVVFRAVQNVQYVAGGGY